One region of Nitrospira sp. genomic DNA includes:
- the larB gene encoding nickel pincer cofactor biosynthesis protein LarB, with the protein MNQDQLQALLTKVQQGALAVPDALHRLRTLPYENLGFASLDHHRALRQGFPEVIFCEGKTVSQVVAIAKTLLRKNNALLATRVEPSVARALLRVSKRAVYHEAARVVAIAPPKLKRRGSVLIVTAGTADIPVAEEARVTADIMGSKTDTLYDVGVAGLHRLLGQQERLHDARALVVVAGMDGVLPSVVGGLVRQPVIAVPTSRGYGAHFGGLAALLTMLNSCAAGVGVMNIDNGFGAGCLAHRINMVGETDGE; encoded by the coding sequence ATGAATCAGGACCAGCTGCAGGCGTTGCTCACGAAGGTTCAGCAGGGCGCTCTTGCGGTGCCGGACGCGCTTCACCGGCTACGAACCCTGCCGTATGAAAACTTAGGATTTGCCTCGCTCGATCACCATCGCGCGCTGCGCCAGGGGTTTCCGGAAGTCATTTTTTGCGAAGGCAAGACGGTATCACAAGTGGTGGCCATCGCGAAGACGCTCTTGCGGAAGAACAACGCGTTGCTGGCGACGCGGGTGGAACCCTCGGTTGCGCGGGCGCTCCTGCGCGTGAGCAAACGGGCGGTCTACCATGAAGCGGCGCGGGTCGTCGCCATTGCGCCGCCCAAGTTGAAGCGCCGGGGATCCGTGTTGATCGTCACCGCCGGCACCGCCGATATTCCCGTGGCGGAGGAAGCGCGGGTGACGGCCGATATCATGGGGAGCAAGACCGACACGTTGTACGATGTGGGAGTGGCCGGCTTGCATCGGCTGCTGGGGCAACAGGAGCGCTTGCATGATGCGCGGGCGCTCGTCGTGGTGGCCGGCATGGACGGCGTGCTTCCAAGCGTGGTCGGCGGACTGGTGCGGCAACCGGTGATTGCGGTGCCGACAAGCCGGGGCTATGGCGCGCACTTCGGCGGGTTGGCCGCCTTGTTGACCATGTTGAATTCCTGCGCAGCCGGAGTCGGAGTGATGAACATCGACAACGGCTTCGGCGCCGGTTGTCTCGCACATCGAATCAACATGGTGGGGGAGACAGATGGTGAGTGA
- a CDS encoding DUF2846 domain-containing protein: protein MINTHLEVSGKTWLAFCLSALTLSGCFSKIPFKDAPKPDPQRTAIYIYRTDSPPRLRKGTVLINNKEVCNLASEEFTWTSLEPGGYWLSVTWSPELGISSENIRLDVQGNQTLFVKIDPSTRIHAVFLPAGGVLTTVKARLSVGRHPDQITEIWPLHYVAPREEEIEPMPPGL, encoded by the coding sequence ATGATCAATACACATCTCGAGGTGTCAGGCAAGACTTGGTTGGCCTTCTGCTTGTCTGCCTTGACCCTATCCGGCTGTTTTTCAAAAATCCCCTTCAAAGATGCACCGAAACCGGATCCTCAAAGGACAGCTATTTACATCTATCGAACCGACTCGCCCCCGAGACTGCGTAAAGGCACGGTGCTGATCAACAACAAAGAGGTGTGTAATCTCGCTTCAGAAGAGTTCACATGGACGAGCCTGGAACCAGGAGGATATTGGCTATCCGTTACCTGGTCACCTGAATTGGGTATTTCCTCAGAAAACATACGGCTTGACGTGCAGGGCAATCAAACCCTCTTTGTAAAGATCGATCCCTCAACGAGGATTCATGCCGTTTTCCTGCCTGCGGGGGGTGTGTTGACCACCGTGAAAGCACGTCTTTCGGTTGGGAGACATCCGGATCAAATTACCGAAATATGGCCTCTGCACTATGTTGCCCCAAGGGAAGAAGAGATTGAGCCGATGCCGCCAGGCCTGTAG